The Acidianus manzaensis genome has a window encoding:
- a CDS encoding 50S ribosomal protein L23, translated as MKYVKEVLSTEKATKLIENSNTLTFILDRNSDKKSIKSEIENTFNVKVEKVNIVITPTGEKKAYVKIASEYKATDVAHKLGIL; from the coding sequence ATGAAGTATGTTAAAGAGGTTTTATCAACGGAGAAAGCTACTAAATTAATAGAAAATTCTAACACATTAACATTTATTTTGGATAGAAATTCAGATAAGAAGAGCATAAAATCTGAAATAGAGAACACTTTTAATGTAAAAGTAGAAAAAGTAAATATAGTAATAACACCTACTGGAGAAAAGAAAGCTTATGTAAAGATAGCTTCAGAATATAAGGCTACTGATGTAGCCCATAAATTAGGTATATTATGA